In Clostridium sp. DL-VIII, the following proteins share a genomic window:
- a CDS encoding AAA domain-containing protein, translated as MLEGYTLINPVKEDKNSYSDVLLIQNDKTEECYMLKIIKGINTPLHNVLFEREVRALTKLRTCDNIVKLIEFNTIESKEYGNCGLVFLENIQGETLRDKDVLEYGNIDKYKIIEQLIEAVQVAHENNIIHRDINPKNIMIYNGNKLKLIDFGISKIKDMVNCDTVFQFATNRYAAPEVIQHSENATEQSDIYSVGAVIYYLFTGEEPPLPDKFEEKISSSGMDINLIEIVKKMVMLDVDNRYKDIFEVKKNILQFIKNIIKSDKKYIVKLNSGSLQHMKNTSLVPLHKNYSEILKEDIYNDFLEAYIDFEKLDEDEESYRFYGNSFRFDCIYQKDKQMFLVGRVNKLYPNQRQKVKRTMMKIQGDMEFCNSDSTCENDNFELTNEIKSFKAKLNSDANVNNEYSKNFSAWHKLLEIMEEECKNEAIKINYKSFKTTDDYYIFDIKESDYYDLDERINKEIVFICEKSQGKKIIPKEIGTFNKLEINNGKYYLYVKRSIKGNYKHLNKKGTISEDYRRNLSLIKRETKAISAFNNEEYVSTKNLKSIFSQISDASSFENVEDIKFFDITLDPIQRRAVRKALNSQDIALIQGPPGTGKTKVIIEIVRQILNIGSKGTVFKKKILLVSQAHAAVDKMLEDLREANEDNEKVIRVGKSEDLTDIVKENYSIENVQEKWINSVVEKIQNNRNRILKYIKLPEEEFNKYYELKLELESIKKTDENNIKNIEKVEMKIKEFEDKYNSILESKEFKGLVIQKSWSDRIKSNLELERYFIKNSVIVAGTCTGFVSNNSINNMAFDYLIIDEAAKATFPELILSIIKSKKIILVGDHKQLPPVLDENLIKRSRRKFNESNINSDTLYSGIFLKLFKHLNDNNKQTLKTQYRMHPVIGTMISRLFYSKEISNGVKEENRKHNIKEYDGFSIIWVDTSRCKNKGEKEISKTFRNELEANIVREQLKLINKNSNNDIEVGVITPYSAQKNWIKNEVMNISTNNIKGEVAINSVDAFQGGQKDVIIYSTVRSNINNRIGFLRSEERLNVAFSRAKKLLIIVGDKQFLNKRSIQGNRFTEIIDYIEKNEQCKFIDYKTIQEQNKHQ; from the coding sequence ATGCTTGAAGGATATACATTAATAAATCCAGTAAAGGAAGATAAAAATAGTTATTCTGATGTTTTGCTGATTCAAAATGATAAAACAGAAGAATGCTATATGTTAAAAATAATAAAAGGCATAAATACGCCATTACATAATGTCTTATTTGAAAGAGAAGTACGAGCATTAACTAAACTAAGAACATGTGATAATATAGTTAAATTAATAGAATTTAATACCATAGAAAGTAAAGAATACGGAAATTGTGGACTTGTTTTCTTAGAAAATATACAAGGTGAGACCTTAAGAGATAAGGATGTACTTGAATATGGAAATATTGATAAATATAAAATAATAGAGCAACTAATAGAAGCTGTTCAGGTGGCACATGAAAATAATATAATACATAGAGATATAAATCCTAAAAATATAATGATATATAATGGAAATAAACTAAAATTGATAGACTTTGGCATCAGTAAAATAAAAGATATGGTAAATTGTGATACAGTATTTCAATTTGCTACTAATAGATATGCGGCCCCAGAAGTTATACAACACAGTGAAAATGCGACAGAACAGAGTGATATATATTCTGTAGGTGCAGTAATATATTATTTATTTACAGGAGAAGAGCCACCATTGCCAGATAAATTTGAAGAAAAAATATCTTCGTCAGGTATGGATATAAATTTAATTGAAATAGTTAAGAAAATGGTTATGCTTGATGTAGATAATAGGTATAAAGATATTTTTGAAGTAAAAAAGAATATATTACAATTCATCAAGAATATTATAAAATCTGATAAAAAATATATTGTCAAATTAAATAGTGGTAGTTTGCAACATATGAAAAATACATCTTTAGTACCTTTACATAAAAATTATTCTGAAATTTTAAAAGAAGATATATATAATGATTTCTTAGAAGCATACATTGATTTTGAAAAGTTAGATGAAGACGAAGAAAGCTATAGATTTTATGGCAATAGTTTTAGATTTGACTGTATTTATCAAAAAGATAAGCAAATGTTTTTAGTTGGCAGAGTTAATAAATTGTACCCGAATCAAAGACAAAAAGTAAAAAGAACAATGATGAAAATACAAGGGGATATGGAATTTTGTAATAGCGATAGTACATGTGAAAATGATAATTTTGAATTAACTAATGAAATAAAAAGTTTCAAGGCTAAGTTAAATTCAGATGCAAATGTAAACAATGAATATAGCAAAAACTTTTCTGCGTGGCATAAACTATTAGAAATAATGGAAGAAGAATGCAAGAATGAAGCCATAAAAATAAATTATAAATCATTTAAGACCACTGATGATTATTATATTTTTGATATAAAAGAAAGTGACTATTATGATTTAGATGAAAGAATAAATAAGGAAATTGTATTTATATGTGAAAAATCACAAGGGAAAAAAATAATACCTAAGGAAATAGGAACTTTTAACAAGCTTGAAATAAACAATGGCAAATATTATTTATATGTAAAACGAAGTATAAAAGGCAATTATAAACATCTTAATAAAAAGGGAACTATTTCAGAAGATTATAGAAGAAATTTATCATTAATAAAGAGAGAAACAAAAGCAATATCAGCATTTAATAATGAAGAATATGTTAGTACAAAAAATTTAAAAAGTATTTTTTCTCAAATTTCAGATGCATCTTCATTTGAAAATGTAGAGGATATTAAATTTTTTGATATAACACTTGACCCAATTCAAAGGAGAGCCGTAAGAAAAGCTTTAAATTCACAGGATATTGCATTAATTCAAGGCCCACCGGGAACTGGAAAAACAAAAGTTATTATTGAAATTGTACGACAAATATTAAATATAGGAAGTAAAGGAACTGTTTTTAAGAAAAAAATATTATTAGTATCTCAAGCACATGCGGCTGTTGATAAAATGCTTGAGGATTTAAGAGAAGCTAATGAAGATAATGAAAAAGTAATTAGAGTTGGAAAGAGTGAAGATTTAACGGATATTGTTAAAGAAAATTATTCAATTGAAAATGTTCAAGAAAAATGGATAAATAGTGTTGTTGAAAAAATACAGAATAATAGAAATAGAATTTTAAAGTACATAAAGCTTCCAGAAGAAGAGTTTAACAAATATTATGAATTAAAGTTAGAGTTAGAAAGTATTAAGAAAACAGACGAGAATAATATTAAAAATATAGAAAAAGTGGAAATGAAAATTAAGGAGTTTGAAGATAAATATAATTCCATATTAGAAAGTAAGGAATTTAAAGGCTTGGTTATTCAAAAATCATGGAGTGATAGAATAAAAAGTAATTTAGAGCTTGAAAGATATTTTATAAAAAACTCAGTTATTGTAGCGGGGACATGTACAGGATTTGTTTCTAATAATAGCATTAATAATATGGCTTTTGATTATTTAATTATTGATGAAGCAGCCAAAGCCACATTCCCAGAATTAATTCTATCTATAATAAAGTCTAAGAAAATTATATTAGTTGGAGACCATAAGCAACTTCCACCAGTCTTAGATGAAAACTTAATAAAAAGAAGTAGAAGAAAATTCAATGAAAGCAATATTAATTCAGATACTTTATATAGTGGAATATTTTTAAAATTATTTAAGCATTTGAATGATAACAATAAACAAACACTTAAGACTCAATATAGAATGCATCCTGTAATTGGAACAATGATAAGCAGATTATTTTACTCAAAAGAAATTTCTAATGGTGTTAAAGAGGAGAATAGAAAACATAATATTAAGGAATATGATGGATTCTCAATAATATGGGTTGATACTTCAAGGTGTAAAAATAAAGGAGAGAAAGAGATTTCTAAAACATTTAGAAATGAATTAGAAGCTAATATAGTTAGGGAACAATTGAAACTAATAAATAAAAATTCGAATAATGATATTGAAGTTGGAGTCATAACACCATATAGTGCTCAAAAAAATTGGATAAAAAATGAAGTAATGAATATAAGTACTAATAACATTAAAGGAGAAGTAGCTATTAATTCTGTGGATGCATTTCAAGGAGGACAAAAAGATGTAATTATATATTCTACGGTAAGAAGCAATATAAATAACAGAATTGGATTTTTGAGGTCTGAAGAGAGATTAAATGTTGCTTTCTCAAGAGCAAAAAAATTACTCATAATAGTTGGAGATAAACAATTTTTAAATAAAAGAAGCATTCAAGGTAATAGATTTACAGAAATAATTGATTATATTGAAAAAAATGAACAATGTAAGTTTATTGATTATAAAACAATTCAAGAGCAAAATAAACATCAATAG
- a CDS encoding TnsD family Tn7-like transposition protein, whose translation MMNCFPTVYEDELLYSCISRYRRMTGIVNKKALMKDLYNEKVSLNSVYFPVHCEQLINNLPINSKLTVDKLIKEHTLFRVFSSTLTEEKTLLIYNGMRKGKRFSPYVKFGLASSKIEMPNNLLYCPKCLEEDINKYGESYWRVLHQVVGVFYCKKHQIPLLKSNICSNDSRIDFVCLEDIDFSKSKPVIDGEFINVNLKYIELAEYLLKNHVPKKGKEFFRNIYIDLLRKKGFASKNGSLYIKELEQAFVDFYSNKYLKIMQNEVDLEDDNNWFRRFIRSSSRQKHILRHLLMIQFLGIDIEDLFETEEATGKKEYSYIPNPRLDLEIQRERWLQVLRDNPNLKKCEYKKIGKGLYSWLYKNDNEWFEKITPKKNKVDMQ comes from the coding sequence ATGATGAATTGTTTCCCTACAGTATATGAAGATGAATTATTATATAGTTGCATATCAAGATATAGGAGAATGACAGGAATAGTAAATAAAAAAGCGTTAATGAAGGATTTATATAATGAAAAAGTTTCTTTAAACAGTGTATATTTTCCAGTACATTGTGAACAACTTATAAACAATCTACCCATAAATAGTAAATTAACTGTGGATAAATTAATAAAAGAACATACTTTATTTAGAGTTTTTTCTTCAACGTTGACTGAAGAAAAAACTTTACTTATATATAATGGAATGAGAAAAGGAAAAAGGTTCAGTCCGTATGTTAAGTTTGGCTTAGCAAGTTCAAAAATAGAAATGCCTAATAATTTATTATATTGTCCTAAATGTTTGGAAGAGGATATTAATAAATATGGGGAAAGTTATTGGCGTGTGCTTCATCAGGTTGTAGGCGTTTTTTATTGTAAAAAGCATCAGATACCATTGCTAAAATCAAATATATGTTCAAATGACAGCAGAATAGATTTTGTTTGTTTAGAGGATATAGATTTTTCTAAATCAAAGCCAGTAATAGACGGAGAATTTATAAATGTTAACTTAAAATATATAGAATTAGCAGAATATTTGTTAAAAAATCATGTTCCTAAAAAAGGAAAAGAGTTTTTTAGGAATATTTATATAGATTTATTAAGAAAAAAAGGATTCGCAAGCAAGAATGGAAGCTTATATATTAAAGAGCTTGAGCAAGCTTTTGTAGATTTTTATTCAAATAAATATTTAAAAATAATGCAAAATGAAGTAGACCTTGAAGATGATAACAATTGGTTTAGAAGATTTATAAGAAGTAGTAGTAGGCAAAAGCATATATTAAGACATTTGCTAATGATACAATTTTTGGGTATAGATATAGAAGATTTATTTGAAACAGAAGAGGCAACAGGAAAGAAAGAATATAGTTATATACCAAATCCAAGGTTGGATTTAGAAATCCAAAGGGAAAGATGGTTACAAGTATTAAGAGATAATCCTAATTTAAAAAAATGTGAATATAAAAAGATTGGTAAGGGATTGTATAGCTGGCTTTATAAGAATGATAATGAATGGTTTGAAAAGATTACTCCTAAGAAAAATAAAGTTGACATGCAATAA